The DNA window ttttgggaaaaaaaaaaaagatttttaatttcactccGATACGACGTTGGGCGTTTCTGATAACGTTGTTCGTACTTTTTACAATCAGCGTCGGGAGAGCTCGACTTTGTCGAATTTTGCACCCTGGCTGCGAGGTTCATCGAAGTTGAAGAAGACACGGAGGCGATCGAGCAGGAATTGAGAGAGGCGTTCCGACTTTACGACAGGGAGGGAAACGGCTACATAACCACCGACGTTTTCAGGGATATTTTGCACGAGCTTGACGACAACATTTCCGAATACGAGCTCGACATGATGATCGACGAGATCGACGCCGACGGTTCGGGGACCTTGGATTTTGAAGGTAGATACGCGAAAGAGGGATTCAAAATTAAAGGGAAATCTTTTAAGATTTTAATgcggaaatgaaatttgacttTCTACGTGTTTGGAATTTAGCGAAGTAATGagaggatagaaaaaaaaaaacattacaaaCTATAtctttgcaatattttttccctcttcgGTTGTACTGCGCAAAAAATGATACGAATTAAATCGAAcctgcactgagagaaatttttacttaactattttcattttttaccgcaatcgaaaaatatagttccaggtagaaaatgaaaattagttttccagctgcTACCGGAAAGTCCAATTTCCGtcactattctttctcattacgatcggttaaagccttgtttaactaaaaaagtagagcaaacctcagaaactgattttgcgttgcaattagcaaaaaaggatcgacgatagcgcaaaatgattaggcgtacctcgtttttcctaattccaaaaatattcaaacagttttttcaacgatacctgttttactgaatttttctacaaactgtaacaaataatatttttctcagtatGCATGTTATTTAATTACAAACGTGGAGGTACGTAGATTGAGTTGGCATTGTGTCCgttcattgttatttttggaACTCGTTGACCAACTCCGATGTTTCTCGTTTGTACGCAGCTGTTGTCATATCAAActtgattaattttaaaatagaATTATCTCGTTCGATATTAGAATGCGGAGCGATTTTGATCGCTTTGAAATTTAAACgcgtttcgtttttcaaagATGTTTCGCTGCTCGCGAAGAGAACAGATCGACGtctattttcataaatattttcaaccgcGGGATGAAACGAGGACAAAACAAGCCAGAGTTAAGAATCTGTACAGCAATTTAGATTTTGGCCATTTATCTTACCCGTTTCCTTCGATTTGTATTTCATACTTCTTTAATCATTTCACGTTTCAGAATTCATGGCTGTGATGACGGGgtaagaaaaaatcgtttcatcgACCTACCGGAAGATTCGATGACCCGATTAATCTCCTCGTACAAGAATCAAGAAAATCGAGTAGAATATCCGTCTTTTTCACACGCAAGAAATATGATAatcatataattatattatttacaaaaatacttttgagtttagataatattttaatatttgtaaaatacattatacagtTTATACGCTTCTTCAATACAGCTGATTGCGAGTCTTTAAGTATTATCGTGTACTTGCACCGATGCCAACGTCTTGTTATACGTATTACGAATAAGCTACATTATAATTCTTATCTTCTTTTCTTAGAAAGCATATGTTCTTCGTTTTTTAATCGTACAACCACTCATTATACGTTTCAGGGAGTTTATTCTTCATCGTAACCACTCGTATCGAATACAGTGATTAataaaagataataaaaattcagtttaGATTTAtcgaaatgaaacaaaagttgAACCTGTTTTTCTGTTATACCTCTGTTTCGAATCTCAATTTAAGATTTTTGGTGAAAACACGGATATCGCTTCTACATTTCGTATGTAAAACGGTGCAAATAATTACACAAGACACGTTAACTAAATAAACTTAGCCTTTTAtttagattttattcaatactCCGTTTATTTGCAACTAATAAGGTATCGGCAATCTATACAAATCCGCGAAATAATTAGCAAAACGCTAATTCAGTTCAAGTTTTCCCCCATTCATCACGTGTATCAATTAAAACAATAAACAGaagtaaaatagaaaaaaaaatatatataacaatCAAAGGTTTGAGTCAATTTCTTACCTAAATTTCTTATGCCTGAAggtttcaatgattttttgacAAACTATGACAGAATCCTGGCTCATGATAACGTTTCACGTTTTCCAACATTGCGAAGAGTAGGTACCGTCAACGTTAACTGTCAGTTTAATGAAGATCGAGCTGTTTCTAGATTAAGAAacaatcgttgaaaatattcgcgGTGCCAAATCGACGCCGTTACTTGCGGCTGCTGCAAAGCCTCGCAAAGCctttttctctgaaaaatgtttccttccaacgttgataaaaaaaaattggtcaattCACTCTCTCGACAATCTTTACATTTTTCCTCTATCTTCTTCCTCTGCGATGTTTGATCGTACAATATTCGGGACTAGAGTTCGATCTCGACAATTAATTGgcgtaattttatttattttttttttcgctttggCACGTGCGCTCTGCTGGctcgaataaattatacaatgaTTAATCACCGCATCCCCGACGCAGGAGATGTAGTCGGGGTTTTGTTCTTGGGCGTGATTAGAATTTACAGGGTTTTGCCAAATAATTGACTGACCTCCATATCGATGTCCACGCGCTtaggtagagagagagagagagagagagagagagagaagctgCACCTTGACGACAACGGGTGTATTTGTAGAATTAGCGAGCTGCAGTTGAAACGAGTTGTGGATTTTAGGAGGGGCAGGATGGAGCATCTGCTGCAACGACGTCCTCGAGACGAGAGTGAAATCCGCTAGATTAAAACATTCTCCAATATTTGTTTGTTATGTCACCTTTATACACGAGGAATCTTTATAATCCGCGCAAAACTGTTCGCGAGGTACGGTGCTGACGGTGCTTTTGAAAAGTCGGGAAGAACGAAGAGCTTTTCACATCAGACTCGCTGACGCGATCCTCTTTCGCAGATATGGTTCGTCCCTGAGTTTTCGCATTTTCCGTTTTCCCGCTTCGGGTAAAAGTAACAAGTTCGAGTTCGGGGCTCGTATGGATCAGGACCTAAAAGAAAGGATACCAAGCTTGAAGGACACTGTCAATTACATCTCATTATCAAAAGCAAAGCGTCGTTGTATCcgaaatcgaatttttgatTCGAGCGAGCTTTCGACCAACCGAAAGCGTCAAgcgttatattataatttcaatattctgtGCCACCCAACTAATCGAGCTTTTTTTAATCCCCGCAGGATGACCTAAACAAGGATCAAATTGCGCGTAAGTAACCAATCGGCTggcaattttaaaaaatttgaaaacgaggGGAAAATCGTTCAGCTGAAATccgttgaaaataatgttgataTCGTCGTGATTGTTTTTCAATCGTTCTATTTCCGCAGTTCTTAAGAAGGCCTTCGACGCCTTTGATCACGAGAAAAAGGGCTGCATAGGAACGGACATGGTGGGAACGATTTTAACGATGCTTGGACACGAGTTGAGCGAAAACACGCTGGCCGAGATAATCgcggaggtggacgaggacgGTGAGTGATCCGAATTTTCGAGTTTATCTCCTCGAGTCTTTCTGAAATCCGATTGATTCCGCTGTCACCGCCAGGATCCGGAGAACTCGAGTTCGAGGAGTTTTGCACCCTGGCTGCGAGGTTTTTGGTCGAGGAAGACACCGAGGCGATGCAGCAGGAGCTGAGGGAGGCTTTCCGGCTCTACGACAAGGAAGGAAACGGATACATAACGACCGACGTCTTCAGGGACATCCTTCACGAGCT is part of the Neodiprion virginianus isolate iyNeoVirg1 chromosome 5, iyNeoVirg1.1, whole genome shotgun sequence genome and encodes:
- the LOC124304334 gene encoding troponin C, isoallergen Bla g 6.0101; amino-acid sequence: MDDLNKDQIALLKKAFDAFDHEKKGCIGTDMVGTILTMLGHELSENTLAEIIAEVDEDGSGELEFEEFCTLAARFLVEEDTEAMQQELREAFRLYDKEGNGYITTDVFRDILHELDDKLSPEELDLMIEEIDADGSGTLDFDEFMEVMTGGDD